The Flexivirga oryzae genome has a segment encoding these proteins:
- a CDS encoding GNAT family N-acetyltransferase → MTPAEEAEWVAGFVEWSQETVDGSDALQVVESQGRVIGRIRIERDEAMVDGRTVRRITLCGLQLDPTVQRRGIGTAIVKTLQHEVSVTDGVLDLGVEHDNPGARRLYDRLGFDPVGADDREVHLRWRPPGFPE, encoded by the coding sequence ATGACCCCAGCCGAAGAAGCGGAATGGGTGGCCGGATTCGTGGAGTGGTCCCAAGAGACGGTCGACGGGTCGGACGCACTTCAAGTCGTCGAGTCCCAGGGACGTGTGATTGGCCGTATTCGGATCGAACGGGACGAGGCGATGGTCGACGGGCGGACCGTTCGGCGGATCACGTTGTGCGGTCTGCAGTTGGATCCGACGGTTCAGCGCCGGGGCATCGGCACTGCCATCGTGAAGACGCTGCAACATGAGGTCAGCGTGACGGATGGTGTGCTCGACCTGGGTGTCGAACACGACAACCCTGGCGCGCGACGACTGTACGACCGCTTGGGCTTCGATCCCGTCGGTGCCGACGACCGAGAAGTTCACCTGCGATGGCGCCCGCCGGGGTTCCCTGAGTAG
- a CDS encoding NUDIX domain-containing protein — protein sequence MTSNQPVVSVDAVALRHTDDRVGVVLVERQYAPFRHRRALPGVMMLSGESARDAALRGLREKCGLTAESVRWQTAGRYNDERNRDPRGATISLTQIVVLHPAANGRDSTWTIPLDELPKLPFAHNQIIADAVADVRARFWEDTRIIPAFLGDTFSTLDVAGLAEQLELEANPANLARRLGSMYADTGRTQPAGRGRPARVWAGTPAIPEYPGAGDE from the coding sequence ATGACCTCGAATCAGCCTGTCGTCAGTGTCGACGCGGTCGCGTTGCGTCATACCGACGACCGGGTCGGTGTCGTTCTCGTCGAGCGGCAGTACGCGCCGTTCCGGCACCGGCGCGCGCTGCCGGGCGTGATGATGCTGTCCGGCGAGAGCGCCCGGGATGCCGCGCTGCGCGGGTTGCGCGAGAAGTGTGGTCTCACTGCGGAGTCGGTGCGCTGGCAGACCGCCGGGCGCTACAACGACGAGCGCAATCGCGACCCTCGTGGCGCCACCATCTCGCTGACCCAGATCGTGGTGCTGCATCCGGCCGCGAACGGCCGGGACAGCACCTGGACGATCCCGCTCGACGAGTTGCCGAAGCTGCCGTTCGCGCACAACCAGATCATCGCGGACGCGGTCGCCGACGTGCGTGCCCGCTTCTGGGAGGACACCCGGATCATCCCGGCCTTCCTCGGCGACACGTTCAGTACGCTCGACGTAGCCGGTCTGGCGGAACAGCTGGAACTGGAGGCCAATCCGGCCAACCTGGCCCGCCGGCTGGGGTCCATGTATGCCGACACCGGCCGCACCCAACCCGCCGGCCGCGGCCGCCCCGCCCGCGTGTGGGCCGGGACTCCTGCGATCCCTGAGTATCCCGGTGCTGGCGACGAGTGA
- a CDS encoding lysoplasmalogenase — protein MERLRRTLRAAFDSVTSTTWGRVAITGFGVVGATHLVCQFVDPDGVLSSATQILLMPTLAGALAAACPDRTRLVRLGLLALGASWLGDTVPRFVSGDPGFLSMVGCFLVAQVTYIAGFLPYRSESSPVRTWAARIPYLAAFLGLVAWCLPGAGPLAPPVIMYGAALTAMALLAPGVSPVTGVGGAIFMASDGLIALHAFAGVTLPVHDFWVMLTYLVGQALIVAGVIDRTAASTGRTGLAVPTASGMRPAGPAGDS, from the coding sequence ATGGAGCGACTGCGCAGGACACTTCGTGCGGCATTCGACTCGGTCACCTCGACGACGTGGGGACGGGTCGCGATCACCGGTTTCGGGGTCGTCGGCGCGACGCATCTGGTGTGTCAGTTCGTGGACCCGGACGGCGTGCTCAGTTCGGCGACCCAGATCCTGCTGATGCCCACCCTCGCCGGCGCGCTGGCCGCTGCGTGTCCGGATCGGACCCGGTTGGTGCGCCTGGGTCTGCTCGCTCTCGGCGCGTCCTGGCTCGGCGACACCGTGCCGCGCTTCGTGTCCGGGGACCCCGGTTTCCTGTCGATGGTCGGGTGCTTCCTGGTCGCGCAGGTGACGTACATCGCGGGCTTCCTCCCCTACCGCTCGGAGTCGTCACCAGTGCGCACATGGGCGGCACGAATTCCTTATCTGGCAGCGTTTCTCGGTCTCGTCGCGTGGTGCCTGCCGGGCGCCGGTCCCCTCGCGCCCCCGGTCATCATGTATGGCGCCGCCCTGACCGCGATGGCGCTCCTCGCGCCCGGGGTCTCCCCCGTCACCGGCGTCGGTGGCGCGATCTTCATGGCCTCCGACGGGCTGATCGCGCTGCACGCCTTCGCCGGTGTCACCCTGCCCGTCCACGACTTCTGGGTGATGCTCACCTACCTGGTCGGTCAGGCGCTCATCGTGGCCGGTGTCATCGACCGCACTGCGGCATCGACCGGCCGAACCGGACTCGCGGTGCCGACGGCGAGCGGCATGCGACCCGCGGGTCCGGCCGGCGACAGCTGA
- a CDS encoding general stress protein, with the protein MSSPMSGGFGRQPNARLQQGLTLDYPMSLGVYTDYRDAQRAVDYLSDKEFPVENCMIVGTELKQIERVVGRLTWGRVLAGGALSGAWFGAFIGLILSMFDSVNVLSVVLSTVVFGAVFGAVWAAIGYSLTGGQRDFQSVTQVVATKYEVLVEHKFAMQARELLDNMPGGGPTLT; encoded by the coding sequence ATGTCGAGTCCGATGAGTGGCGGCTTCGGTCGCCAGCCGAACGCCAGGTTGCAGCAGGGGCTGACCCTTGACTACCCGATGTCGCTGGGCGTCTATACCGATTACCGTGACGCGCAGCGGGCGGTCGACTATCTCTCGGACAAGGAGTTCCCGGTCGAGAACTGCATGATCGTCGGGACCGAGTTGAAGCAGATCGAGCGGGTCGTCGGGCGCTTGACGTGGGGCCGGGTGCTGGCCGGCGGTGCGCTCTCCGGCGCCTGGTTCGGAGCGTTCATCGGTCTGATCCTGTCGATGTTCGACTCGGTCAACGTGCTCAGCGTGGTGTTGTCCACCGTCGTCTTCGGTGCCGTCTTCGGGGCCGTGTGGGCAGCCATCGGTTACAGCCTCACCGGGGGACAGCGTGACTTCCAGTCGGTCACCCAGGTCGTGGCCACGAAGTACGAAGTGCTGGTGGAGCACAAGTTCGCGATGCAGGCGCGTGAACTGCTCGACAACATGCCCGGTGGCGGGCCGACCCTGACCTGA
- a CDS encoding ROK family transcriptional regulator has translation MPPGARSAARPEQIRRHNLSVVLRHLHLHGALSRPELARLTGLNRSTIGAIVGDLVELGIVTQRTPSHSRDKAGRPPYLVALRPGAVHVVAVDVDVTQVQVATVGLSGTVLDRVVWKHRVGADRSADRTADRVAAAARDLTAAAGDSIRVGVGVSVPAMIDNPQGIAVYAPNLQWSNAPFGALLRARLADHVVVGNDADLALLAEHRRGVAAGFSNVVLVLGRVGVGGGVIIGGDLLRGSRGYAGEIGHITVQADGPVCHCGNRGCLEEYVGEDAILRAAEAAGIDSPELESLFRRAADGDETCLDVVCSVGQWLGRGLSNVAHVLNPEAIVADGHLAEVLRLAEPSVRIGLQRGMVTIGRAPITLLQGTVRDASLIGAAELAYEQLLTAPDLLGTLVHKGSVDPAAGS, from the coding sequence ATGCCCCCGGGCGCCCGGTCCGCGGCGCGCCCCGAGCAGATCCGCCGGCACAACCTCTCGGTCGTCCTGCGCCACCTGCATCTGCACGGTGCGCTGTCACGGCCGGAGCTGGCTCGGCTGACCGGGCTCAACCGCAGCACCATCGGCGCCATCGTCGGCGACCTCGTCGAGCTCGGCATCGTCACCCAACGCACGCCGTCGCACAGCCGGGACAAGGCCGGGCGGCCGCCATACCTGGTGGCTCTGCGGCCGGGTGCGGTCCACGTGGTCGCGGTCGACGTCGATGTCACCCAGGTGCAGGTCGCGACCGTCGGCCTGTCCGGGACGGTGCTCGACCGGGTCGTCTGGAAGCACCGGGTCGGCGCGGACCGGTCGGCGGACAGGACCGCCGACCGGGTCGCGGCGGCGGCGCGTGACCTCACCGCCGCCGCCGGCGACAGCATCCGGGTCGGTGTGGGGGTCAGCGTGCCGGCGATGATCGACAACCCCCAGGGCATCGCCGTCTACGCGCCCAACCTGCAGTGGAGCAACGCCCCGTTCGGGGCGCTGCTGCGCGCTCGGCTGGCCGACCACGTGGTGGTGGGCAACGACGCCGATCTCGCCCTCCTCGCCGAGCACCGTCGGGGTGTGGCCGCGGGTTTCTCCAACGTGGTCCTGGTGCTCGGCCGGGTCGGTGTCGGCGGTGGCGTGATCATCGGCGGCGACCTGCTGCGCGGCAGCCGGGGGTATGCCGGGGAGATCGGCCACATCACCGTGCAGGCCGACGGGCCGGTCTGCCACTGCGGCAACCGCGGCTGTCTGGAGGAGTATGTCGGCGAGGACGCCATACTGCGGGCGGCGGAGGCCGCCGGGATCGACTCCCCCGAGCTCGAGTCGCTGTTCCGGCGAGCCGCCGACGGCGACGAGACCTGCCTCGACGTCGTCTGTTCCGTCGGGCAGTGGCTCGGACGGGGGCTGTCCAACGTCGCCCATGTCCTCAACCCGGAGGCGATCGTCGCGGACGGCCACCTGGCGGAGGTGTTGCGCCTCGCGGAGCCGTCGGTCCGCATCGGGCTGCAGCGCGGCATGGTCACCATCGGGCGAGCGCCGATCACGTTGCTACAAGGGACTGTTCGCGATGCGTCGCTGATCGGCGCGGCCGAGCTCGCCTACGAGCAACTGCTCACCGCACCGGACCTGCTGGGCACCCTCGTCCACAAGGGGTCGGTGGATCCGGCCGCCGGAAGTTAA